A single window of Bacillota bacterium DNA harbors:
- a CDS encoding type II and III secretion system protein: MDTGVRLEITPRVDSQGEITATIYPQVSAITGFTKEGYPRISTREAQTTVRVKNGETIAIGGLIESREIQRTYGLPVLSEIPIIGKLFSTTKDSSETTELVILVTFKIMSSEDSRRGFE, translated from the coding sequence ATAGACACGGGCGTGAGGCTTGAGATCACCCCCAGGGTAGATTCCCAGGGAGAGATCACCGCGACGATTTACCCCCAGGTGAGTGCGATTACCGGGTTCACGAAAGAAGGGTACCCCAGAATCTCGACGAGGGAAGCGCAGACCACGGTGAGAGTCAAGAACGGGGAGACGATCGCAATAGGAGGCCTCATCGAGTCACGCGAGATTCAGAGGACCTATGGTCTTCCCGTCCTGAGCGAGATTCCCATCATCGGCAAGCTCTTCTCGACCACCAAGGACTCTAGCGAGACCACGGAGCTTGTCATCCTGGTGACTTTCAAGATCATGAGTAGCGAGGATAGCCGAAGAGGCTTCGAATGA
- a CDS encoding DUF3467 domain-containing protein encodes MPKCELEDASVDLTGIVVSSPASYANFAGIEVGPFDFKLVFGLRVGMDPPSNVQTVIMSPEHAKSLAALLSDSVADFEREHGVIPHTAKPTKRQRRVDRDVQDDRSV; translated from the coding sequence GTGCCGAAGTGTGAACTTGAGGATGCATCTGTGGACCTGACAGGGATTGTGGTCTCCAGCCCGGCGAGTTACGCAAACTTCGCCGGGATCGAAGTGGGACCGTTCGATTTCAAGCTCGTTTTTGGGCTCCGTGTCGGCATGGATCCGCCGAGCAACGTACAGACGGTCATCATGAGTCCGGAACATGCAAAATCCCTGGCAGCGCTGCTCTCCGACTCCGTCGCTGATTTCGAGAGAGAGCACGGCGTCATTCCTCATACTGCCAAACCCACGAAAAGGCAGAGGCGGGTGGACAGGGATGTTCAGGACGACCGATCCGTGTAA
- a CDS encoding SDR family oxidoreductase → MVIETGSLRRDSLAGRVAVVTGAGGGIGYEAARSLVWLGCKVVVAEIDPKTGRQAAERLDREFGPGVALFVRTDVGDEASVRNLARRAESAFGPVDVVVNNATVAPLGAVKDVDIRAWDASYRVNLRGPVLLARAFIPGMIARNRGVFACVSSTGLAYMGAYESLKAAQVHLATTLSEELEGTEVAVFAIGPGFVPTQTALSSIPRLAALMGKSESELRAVVSAYELPVEAAGAGFAAAVAMASRYRGQEISSVQALADAGISLPSSKHAVECPPRGLTSAEHPHPEHPHPAYQTSGRPPSEVPPSWHPHRGHPASERQQVDSERQDVARATLGQTTYGRGLSPEQFEEASALCRSVRKTLAEQSAGWRDRPVFERQWLVRAFRRHASMSVDEWLRVLEQLELALQDRDASAVARIAAPLDRLAAYYAYLHKMAEGYVKDPLQRDEQLGIVRGWQEEVERLRALVEQLA, encoded by the coding sequence TTGGTAATCGAGACAGGGAGTCTCCGTCGGGATTCGCTTGCGGGCAGAGTCGCCGTCGTCACTGGGGCGGGCGGCGGAATCGGGTATGAAGCTGCTCGTTCGCTCGTGTGGCTGGGCTGCAAGGTCGTGGTTGCTGAGATCGATCCGAAGACCGGACGCCAGGCTGCCGAACGCCTCGATCGCGAGTTCGGCCCAGGTGTCGCGCTGTTTGTGCGGACCGACGTGGGTGATGAGGCTAGTGTGAGGAATCTCGCACGACGCGCGGAGAGCGCGTTCGGACCGGTGGACGTCGTGGTCAACAACGCTACGGTCGCTCCGCTAGGCGCCGTGAAAGACGTGGATATCAGGGCCTGGGACGCCAGCTACCGCGTGAACCTGCGGGGGCCGGTTCTGCTGGCGCGCGCCTTCATCCCGGGGATGATCGCCCGTAATCGCGGCGTGTTCGCGTGCGTGTCCTCCACGGGGCTTGCCTACATGGGGGCGTACGAATCGCTCAAAGCGGCGCAAGTCCACCTCGCCACGACTCTCAGCGAAGAGCTTGAGGGGACCGAGGTCGCGGTGTTCGCGATTGGACCGGGCTTTGTCCCTACCCAGACCGCACTCTCCTCGATCCCAAGGCTGGCGGCGTTGATGGGGAAATCCGAAAGCGAGCTCCGGGCGGTGGTCAGCGCATACGAACTGCCGGTGGAGGCTGCGGGGGCCGGCTTCGCCGCAGCAGTGGCCATGGCTTCGCGCTATCGCGGGCAGGAGATCTCTTCGGTGCAGGCGCTGGCTGATGCCGGCATCAGCCTCCCGTCCTCCAAGCATGCTGTGGAGTGCCCGCCCCGCGGGCTCACATCTGCCGAGCATCCACATCCCGAGCATCCACATCCCGCGTATCAGACGTCCGGCCGTCCGCCATCCGAGGTCCCACCTTCCTGGCATCCACACCGAGGGCACCCAGCTTCTGAGCGTCAACAAGTAGATTCTGAGCGTCAAGATGTCGCGCGTGCGACTCTCGGGCAAACGACCTATGGGCGCGGGTTGAGCCCGGAGCAGTTCGAGGAGGCGTCGGCTCTGTGCCGCTCGGTGCGCAAGACTCTCGCCGAGCAGTCAGCGGGTTGGAGAGACCGTCCGGTCTTCGAGCGACAGTGGCTCGTTCGTGCATTCCGCCGGCACGCCTCGATGTCCGTGGACGAGTGGCTTCGAGTGCTCGAGCAGTTGGAGCTGGCTCTCCAGGACCGGGATGCCAGTGCCGTGGCGAGGATCGCCGCGCCACTGGACCGGCTGGCGGCCTACTACGCCTATCTCCACAAGATGGCCGAAGGGTACGTGAAAGACCCTCTTCAGCGAGATGAACAGCTTGGCATCGTGAGGGGGTGGCAAGAGGAGGTCGAGCGGCTTCGAGCGCTGGTGGAGCAACTCGCGTGA